A region of Salvia splendens isolate huo1 chromosome 17, SspV2, whole genome shotgun sequence DNA encodes the following proteins:
- the LOC121773256 gene encoding epoxide hydrolase A-like: MDHISHKQLTVNGISMHVAEAGDGSAPAVLFLHGFPELWYSWRHQMLDVAAKGYRAIAPDLRGYGDTDSPPPSAGYTLLHIVGDLVALLDALGLEQVFLVGHDWGAIIAWWFCLLRPDRIRALVNTSVIFQPRNPNVKTIQGYRDAFGDAFYMCRFQEEGKAEAAFASVDTKTVMATFLTTSDPKPPCIPVELGLDVLFKRPAVELPPWISPEDISYYSDKFDKTGFTGGLNYYRQMDLSWELTAPWTGAQIKVPVKFVIGDLDLTYSFPGVEEFINGGFKIYVPLLEEIVVMKGVGHFLNEESPHELSQHILTFINKF, encoded by the exons ATGGATCACATTTCTCACAAGCAGCTGACGGTCAACGGCATCAGTATGCACGTGGCGGAGGCCGGGGATGGCTCCGCGCCGGCGGTGCTCTTCCTCCACGGCTTTCCCGAGCTCTGGTACTCCTGGCGCCACCAGATGCTGGACGTCGCCGCCAAGGGCTACCGCGCCATCGCCCCCGATCTCCGCGGCTACGGCGACACCGACTCTCCGCCGCCGTCTGCCGGCTACACTCTGCTCCACATCGTCGGCGATTTGGTGGCGCTTCTCGACGCGCTTGGCCTCGAGCAGGTGTTCCTCGTCGGCCACGACTGGGGCGCCATCATCGCCTGGTGGTTCTGCTTGCTCCGCCCCGATCGAATCAGAGCTCTCGTTAATACCAGCGTCATTTTTCAGCCTAGAAACCCTAATGTTAAGACTATCCAGGGCTATAGAGACGCGTTTGGTGATGCGTTTTACATGTGCAGGTTTCAG GAAGAAGGAAAAGCAGAGGCTGCATTCGCATCAGTAGACACCAAAACCGTGATGGCCACATTTCTGACGACGAGCGATCCGAAGCCTCCATGCATTCCGGTGGAGCTAGGGCTCGACGTTCTGTTCAAGAGGCCAGCAGTGGAATTGCCGCCATGGATATCTCCAGAAGACATCAGCTATTATTCAGATAAATTCGACAAAACTGGCTTCACCGGAGGGTTGAATTACTATCGCCAAATGGATTTGAGCTGGGAGCTGACAGCGCCGTGGACCGGAGCTCAGATCAAAGTGCCGGTGAAGTTTGTGATTGGTGATCTGGACTTGACCTATAGTTTTCCTGGTGTGGAGGAGTTCATTAATGGTGGATTCAAGATATATGTTCCACTTTTGGAAGAGATTGTTGTGATGAAAGGAGTTGGCCACTTTCTTAATGAAGAAAGTCCTCATGAGCTCAGCCAACACATACTCACTTTTATCAACAAATTTTAG
- the LOC121773417 gene encoding protein POLLENLESS 3-LIKE 2-like, with protein MMKEMCNAPPGFRPTKSAPASPAKPLGIARTHSDTFHVTNKVPAGDTPYVRAKNVQLVEKDPERAIPLFWAAINAGDRVDSALKDMAIVMKQQNRAEEAIEAIKSLRSRCSDQAQESLDNILLDLYKRCGRLDDQVALLRRKLFLIQQGMAFNGKRTKTARSQGKKFQVSVEQEATRLLGNLGWALMQQNNYIEAEEAYRRALVLAPDNNKMCNLGICLMKQGRIGEAKDTLRRVKPAIIDGPRGVDSHLKAYERAQQMLRDLESEMMNKGGADRVEQSKLFDAFLGSSAIWQPQPCKESRAVPAFPAATAAFADENVNSRHIIAAPVNRLATFPAAAAAFADENVNSGSGNIIAPVNRLATKNCNNSVVNPNISNIIAPPVNRLASKISNSSVVNLNIDAQPFYSSKVAVEGLKRSRSGTAADLAAAIEKEDNWADILPDSKDFEDAIMAAVLGGESDVLKKKKVVDKRLKVFQDITTSSLSPKAAAASSRIF; from the exons ATGATGAAAGAAATGTGCAATGCGCCACCCGGTTTCCGGCCAACAAAATCTGCCCCTGCGTCACCGGCGAAGCCACTTGGCATCGCCCGAACCCATTCGGACACCTTCCATGTCACCAACAAGGTCCCGGCCGGCGACACCCCCTACGTCCGTGCCAAAAACGTTCAA CTAGTGGAGAAGGATCCGGAGAGGGCGATACCCCTATTCTGGGCGGCCATTAACGCTGGCGACAGAGTCGATAGCGCGCTCAAAGACATGGCCATCGTAATGAAGCAGCAAAATAGGGCTGAAGAAGCCATTGAAGCAATCAAGTCATTACGCAGCCGTTGCTCCGATCAAGCGCAGGAATCGCTCGACAACATCTTATTGGACCTCTACAAG AGATGTGGGAGATTGGATGACCAAGTAGCGCTCCTGAGGCGCAAGCTGTTCCTAATCCAGCAAGGCATGGCCTTCAACGGCAAGCGCACCAAAACCGCCCGATCGCAGGGGAAGAAATTCCAAGTCTCCGTCGAGCAAGAGGCGACGCGACTACTg GGGAACTTAGGGTGGGCGTTGATGCAACAGAACAACTACATCGAAGCGGAAGAGGCGTATCGGCGAGCCCTTGTTCTGGCGCCGGACAACAACAAGATGTGCAATCTCGGCATTTGCCTGATGAAGCAGGGCAGAATCGGCGAGGCCAAGGATACGCTGCGGCGGGTGAAGCCGGCGATCATCGACGGGCCGAGGGGCGTCGACTCGCACCTCAAGGCCTACGAGAGGGCTCAGCAGATGCTCAGAGATCTGGAATCGGAGATGATGAATAAAGGAGGCGCGGATCGGGTCGAGCAGAGTAAGCTGTTCGATGCCTTTTTAGGCTCCTCCGCGATCTGGCAGCCTCAGCCGTGCAAGGAGAGCCGCGCCGTCCCCGCCTTTCCTGCTGCCACCGCGGCCTTTGCTGATGAGAATGTCAACAGCAGACACATAATCGCTGCTCCAGTCAATCGTTTAGCAACCTTTCCTGCTGCCGCCGCGGCCTTTGCTGATGAGAATGTCAACAGCGGCAGCGGCAACATAATAGCTCCGGTTAACCGTTTAGCGACTAAGAATTGCAATAACAGTGTGGTGAATCCGAACATCAGCAACATAATCGCTCCTCCGGTTAATCGCTTAGCGTCGAAGATTAGTAATAGTAGTGTGGTGAATCTGAACATCGACGCGCAGCCGTTCTATTCGTCGAAGGTTGCGGTGGAGGGTTTGAAGAGGAGCAGATCGGGCACTGCAGCGGATCTCGCGGCGGCGATCGAgaaggaggataattgggcggaTATTTTGCCGGATAGCAAGGATTTTGAGGATGCGATAATGGCGGCGGTTTTGGGAGGTGAGAGCGatgtgttgaagaagaagaaggtggtGGATAAGAGGCTCAAGGTTTTTCAGGATATAACGACGTCGTCGTTGAGTCCCAAAGCAGCAGCAGCATCATCACGGATTTTTTAA
- the LOC121773275 gene encoding MLO-like protein 4 isoform X2, with amino-acid sequence MKSREGRSLAGTPTWAVATVISLLVAIGFLLHGGLKKFGKWLDRTKRKHLLAALDKIKEELMVFGLLSLLMGHWIAFVAKICVKPSALMSSRFYPCSPTKVAEQQALARHAVVLRTDHFNSSISRLLEGQNHNYCPWDREPFASYESLEQLHRFLFVLGVTHVSYSFLAIALAMIKIYSWRTWENNAKTLALRGLLTADTSADVGTDGVPIRRLSSFVAHHTSHPWSQNRLLVWLLCFSRQFWSSISQADYMALRLGFITTHQLPFTYDFHNYMLRSMEEEFRDIVGISIPLWIFAITCIVLGFHGTNIYFWLSFLPTVLILLLGTKLHRIVVKLAVEIMESSQWTEVRTFNLRDELFWFGNPRLLLRLIQFVSFQNAFEMTTYIWSLWEIKASSCYTEDHTFLVIRLTFGVISQFWCSFITFPLYVIIAQMGSKFKRTIVSENVRKSLHGWRRKVRTRHGPSPTLPSLEEGKDTGNSTGSIEGSSSMAGRSLASDENGSLPTSNEELRDLVRSDPEV; translated from the exons ATGAAAAGTAGGGAGGGAAGATCTTTGGCAGGGACGCCCACCTgggctgttgccactgttatctCCCTTTTGGTTGCCATTGGCTTCTTGCTTCATGGAGGCTTGAAGAAGTTTGGGAAG TGGTTGGATAGGACTAAAAGGAAGCATCTTCTTGCTGCCTTGGATAAAATCAAAGAAG AGTTAATGGTATTTGGGCTTCTATCGTTGTTGATGGGTCATTGGATTGCTTTTGTGGCCAAAATTTGTGTCAAGCCGTCGGCATTGATGAGCAGCCGCTTCTATCCATGTTCTCCCACTAAAGTTGCAGAGCAACAAGCTCTTGCTAGACATGCGGTTGTTTTAAGGACTGATCATTTTAATTCCTCAATTTCGCGGTTGTTGGAAGGCCAGAATCACAATTATTGCCCCTGG GATCGTGAACCATTTGCTTCATACGAGAGCCTTGAGCAGCTCCATCGGTTCTTGTTTGTTTTGGGGGTTACCCATGTCTCATATAGTTTCTTAGCCATTGCACTAGCAATGATCAAG ATCTATAGCTGGAGAACATGGGAAAATAATGCCAAGACATTGGCTCTTCGAGGCCTGCTAACTGCGGATACATCTGCTG ATGTCGGAACAGACGGTGTGCCGATAAGACGCCTATCGAGTTTCGTTGCTCATCATACATCCCATCCTTGGAGTCAGAACAGGCTTCTTGTTTGGCTG CTTTGTTTCAGCCGCCAGTTTTGGAGTTCTATAAGCCAAGCTGACTATATGGCACTACGACTAGGCTTCATTACT ACCCATCAATTACCTTTCACTTATGATTTCCACAATTACATGCTTCGGAGCATGGAGGAAGAGTTCCGAGATATTGTTGGCATTAG TATCCCGCTATGGATTTTCGCTATTACCTGCATTGTTCTAGGATTTCATG GAACAAATATATACTTCTGGCTCTCTTTCCTTCCCACCGTT TTGATCCTTCTACTCGGTACAAAGCTACACCGTATAGTTGTAAAGCTGGCCGTTGAAATCATGGAGTCCAGTCAGTGGACAGAAGTCCGGACGTTCAATCTGAGGGATGAGCTCTTCTGGTTTGGCAACCCCAGGCTGCTCCTCCGGTTGATACAATTCGTATCATTTCAG AATGCATTCGAGATGACAACATATATATGGTCATTG TGGGAGATAAAGGCATCGTCGTGCTACACTGAAGACCACACTTTCCTGGTGATTCGCTTGACATTCGG GGTGATCTCGCAGTTTTGGTGCAGCTTCATCACTTTCCCTCTCTATGTCATTATAGCCCAG ATGGGGTCAAAGTTCAAGAGGACCATAGTGTCTGAGAATGTGAGGAAATCGCTGCATGGATGGCGGAGAAAGGTGAGGACTAGGCACGGACCGAGTCCTACCCTGCCGTCCCTGGAGGAGGGGAAGGACACGGGCAACTCTACTGGAAGTATAGAAGGGAGCTCAAGCATGGCGGGACGTAGCTTGGCTTCTGATGAGAATGGCTCCTTACCTACGTCAAACGAGGAGCTTCGGGATCTGGTTCGTTCGGATCCGGAGGTATGA
- the LOC121775110 gene encoding 26S proteasome non-ATPase regulatory subunit 4 homolog produces the protein MVLEATMICIDNSEWMRNGDYSPTRFDAQKDAVSLICGAKTQANPENTVGVLTMAGKGVRVLVTPTSDLGKILACAHGVEVGGEMNLAAGIQVAQLALKHRQNKKQQQRIIVFVGSPVKYDKKVLELIGRKLKKNSVALDIVNFGEEDEEKTEKLEALLAAVNNNDSSHIVHVPPGPSALSDVLISTPIFTGDGEGASGYVAAAAAAAGGGFEFGVDPNLDPELALALRVSMEEERARQEAAAKKAAEEAGKGEKGEQSTSQDVTMTENVIPETSEPEKKTHDLTDDENALLQQALAMSMDDSSSTIAVRDTDMSDASADDHDLQLALQLSVQDGQGDQSNPDDANKIFADQSYMSSMLAQLPGVDPNDPAIKDLLASMQNQSEKKEEDTEPKEEEKK, from the exons ATGGTGCTCGAG GCTACGATGATCTGCATCGATAATTCGGAGTGGATGCGTAACGGCGACTACTCCCCCACTCGATTCGATGCTCAAAAGGACGCTGTAAGCCTAATTTGCGGAGCGAAGACTCag GCAAATCCAGAAAATACAGTGGGAGTGTTGACAATGGCCGGAAAGGGGGTTCGTGTCTTGGTCACTCCAACCAGTGATCTTGGCAAGATATTGGCCTGTGCACACG GTGTAGAAGTAGGTGGTGAGATGAACTTGGCAGCTGGGATCCAAGTTGCACAGTTGGCCCTCAAGCATCGCCAAAACAAGAAGCAACAGCAAAGGATAATCGTGTTTGTGGGAAG TCCTGTTAAGTATGACAAAAAGGTGTTGGAGttaattggaagaaaattgaaaaagaacAGTGTAGCTCTTGATATTGTAAActttggtgaagaagatgaagagaagACAGAGAAGCTTGAGGCATTACTTGCTGCTGTAAATAACAATGATAGCAGTCATATTGTACATGTTCCTCCTGGTCCCAGTGCTCTTTCAGATGTGCTTATCAG TACCCCAATATTTACAGGTGATGGAGAAGGAGCAAGTGGCTATGTTGCAGCTGCGGCAGCTGCTGCTGGTGGTGGGTTTGAATTTGGCGTGGATCCAAACTTGGACCCTGAACTTGCTCTTGCACTTAGAGTATCAATGGAAGAGGAGAGGGCAAGACAAGAAGCGGCTGCAAAGAAGGCTGCAGAAGAAGCTGGAAAGGGGGAAAAAGGAGAGCAATCCACTTCACAGGATGTAACCATGACTGAGAATGTGATCCCTGAAACTTCTGAACCCGAAAAGAAGACCCATGATCTAACG GATGATGAGAATGCATTGTTACAGCAAGCCCTAGCTATGTCCATGGATGATTCTTCATCCACAATTGCTGTGAGGGACACTGACATGTCCGATGCATCTGCTGATGACCATGATCTGCAACTTG CTCTTCAATTGTCTGTGCAAGATGGTCAAGGTGATCAATCAAACCCGGATGATGCGAATAAGATATTTGCTGATCAATCCTATATGTCCTCCATGCTGGCTCAA CTTCCAGGTGTTGATCCGAATGACCCCGCCATCAAAGATTTGCTTGCTTCCATGCAGAATCAATCTGAG aagaaggaagaagacaCAGAACCAAAAGAAGAGGAAAAGAAGTGA
- the LOC121773275 gene encoding MLO-like protein 4 isoform X3 gives MVFGLLSLLMGHWIAFVAKICVKPSALMSSRFYPCSPTKVAEQQALARHAVVLRTDHFNSSISRLLEGQNHNYCPWDREPFASYESLEQLHRFLFVLGVTHVSYSFLAIALAMIKIYSWRTWENNAKTLALRGLLTADTSAANSEDVGTDGVPIRRLSSFVAHHTSHPWSQNRLLVWLLCFSRQFWSSISQADYMALRLGFITTHQLPFTYDFHNYMLRSMEEEFRDIVGISIPLWIFAITCIVLGFHGTNIYFWLSFLPTVLILLLGTKLHRIVVKLAVEIMESSQWTEVRTFNLRDELFWFGNPRLLLRLIQFVSFQNAFEMTTYIWSLWEIKASSCYTEDHTFLVIRLTFGVISQFWCSFITFPLYVIIAQMGSKFKRTIVSENVRKSLHGWRRKVRTRHGPSPTLPSLEEGKDTGNSTGSIEGSSSMAGRSLASDENGSLPTSNEELRDLVRSDPEV, from the exons ATGGTATTTGGGCTTCTATCGTTGTTGATGGGTCATTGGATTGCTTTTGTGGCCAAAATTTGTGTCAAGCCGTCGGCATTGATGAGCAGCCGCTTCTATCCATGTTCTCCCACTAAAGTTGCAGAGCAACAAGCTCTTGCTAGACATGCGGTTGTTTTAAGGACTGATCATTTTAATTCCTCAATTTCGCGGTTGTTGGAAGGCCAGAATCACAATTATTGCCCCTGG GATCGTGAACCATTTGCTTCATACGAGAGCCTTGAGCAGCTCCATCGGTTCTTGTTTGTTTTGGGGGTTACCCATGTCTCATATAGTTTCTTAGCCATTGCACTAGCAATGATCAAG ATCTATAGCTGGAGAACATGGGAAAATAATGCCAAGACATTGGCTCTTCGAGGCCTGCTAACTGCGGATACATCTGCTG CAAATTCTGAAGATGTCGGAACAGACGGTGTGCCGATAAGACGCCTATCGAGTTTCGTTGCTCATCATACATCCCATCCTTGGAGTCAGAACAGGCTTCTTGTTTGGCTG CTTTGTTTCAGCCGCCAGTTTTGGAGTTCTATAAGCCAAGCTGACTATATGGCACTACGACTAGGCTTCATTACT ACCCATCAATTACCTTTCACTTATGATTTCCACAATTACATGCTTCGGAGCATGGAGGAAGAGTTCCGAGATATTGTTGGCATTAG TATCCCGCTATGGATTTTCGCTATTACCTGCATTGTTCTAGGATTTCATG GAACAAATATATACTTCTGGCTCTCTTTCCTTCCCACCGTT TTGATCCTTCTACTCGGTACAAAGCTACACCGTATAGTTGTAAAGCTGGCCGTTGAAATCATGGAGTCCAGTCAGTGGACAGAAGTCCGGACGTTCAATCTGAGGGATGAGCTCTTCTGGTTTGGCAACCCCAGGCTGCTCCTCCGGTTGATACAATTCGTATCATTTCAG AATGCATTCGAGATGACAACATATATATGGTCATTG TGGGAGATAAAGGCATCGTCGTGCTACACTGAAGACCACACTTTCCTGGTGATTCGCTTGACATTCGG GGTGATCTCGCAGTTTTGGTGCAGCTTCATCACTTTCCCTCTCTATGTCATTATAGCCCAG ATGGGGTCAAAGTTCAAGAGGACCATAGTGTCTGAGAATGTGAGGAAATCGCTGCATGGATGGCGGAGAAAGGTGAGGACTAGGCACGGACCGAGTCCTACCCTGCCGTCCCTGGAGGAGGGGAAGGACACGGGCAACTCTACTGGAAGTATAGAAGGGAGCTCAAGCATGGCGGGACGTAGCTTGGCTTCTGATGAGAATGGCTCCTTACCTACGTCAAACGAGGAGCTTCGGGATCTGGTTCGTTCGGATCCGGAGGTATGA
- the LOC121773275 gene encoding MLO-like protein 4 isoform X1, whose product MKSREGRSLAGTPTWAVATVISLLVAIGFLLHGGLKKFGKWLDRTKRKHLLAALDKIKEELMVFGLLSLLMGHWIAFVAKICVKPSALMSSRFYPCSPTKVAEQQALARHAVVLRTDHFNSSISRLLEGQNHNYCPWDREPFASYESLEQLHRFLFVLGVTHVSYSFLAIALAMIKIYSWRTWENNAKTLALRGLLTADTSAANSEDVGTDGVPIRRLSSFVAHHTSHPWSQNRLLVWLLCFSRQFWSSISQADYMALRLGFITTHQLPFTYDFHNYMLRSMEEEFRDIVGISIPLWIFAITCIVLGFHGTNIYFWLSFLPTVLILLLGTKLHRIVVKLAVEIMESSQWTEVRTFNLRDELFWFGNPRLLLRLIQFVSFQNAFEMTTYIWSLWEIKASSCYTEDHTFLVIRLTFGVISQFWCSFITFPLYVIIAQMGSKFKRTIVSENVRKSLHGWRRKVRTRHGPSPTLPSLEEGKDTGNSTGSIEGSSSMAGRSLASDENGSLPTSNEELRDLVRSDPEV is encoded by the exons ATGAAAAGTAGGGAGGGAAGATCTTTGGCAGGGACGCCCACCTgggctgttgccactgttatctCCCTTTTGGTTGCCATTGGCTTCTTGCTTCATGGAGGCTTGAAGAAGTTTGGGAAG TGGTTGGATAGGACTAAAAGGAAGCATCTTCTTGCTGCCTTGGATAAAATCAAAGAAG AGTTAATGGTATTTGGGCTTCTATCGTTGTTGATGGGTCATTGGATTGCTTTTGTGGCCAAAATTTGTGTCAAGCCGTCGGCATTGATGAGCAGCCGCTTCTATCCATGTTCTCCCACTAAAGTTGCAGAGCAACAAGCTCTTGCTAGACATGCGGTTGTTTTAAGGACTGATCATTTTAATTCCTCAATTTCGCGGTTGTTGGAAGGCCAGAATCACAATTATTGCCCCTGG GATCGTGAACCATTTGCTTCATACGAGAGCCTTGAGCAGCTCCATCGGTTCTTGTTTGTTTTGGGGGTTACCCATGTCTCATATAGTTTCTTAGCCATTGCACTAGCAATGATCAAG ATCTATAGCTGGAGAACATGGGAAAATAATGCCAAGACATTGGCTCTTCGAGGCCTGCTAACTGCGGATACATCTGCTG CAAATTCTGAAGATGTCGGAACAGACGGTGTGCCGATAAGACGCCTATCGAGTTTCGTTGCTCATCATACATCCCATCCTTGGAGTCAGAACAGGCTTCTTGTTTGGCTG CTTTGTTTCAGCCGCCAGTTTTGGAGTTCTATAAGCCAAGCTGACTATATGGCACTACGACTAGGCTTCATTACT ACCCATCAATTACCTTTCACTTATGATTTCCACAATTACATGCTTCGGAGCATGGAGGAAGAGTTCCGAGATATTGTTGGCATTAG TATCCCGCTATGGATTTTCGCTATTACCTGCATTGTTCTAGGATTTCATG GAACAAATATATACTTCTGGCTCTCTTTCCTTCCCACCGTT TTGATCCTTCTACTCGGTACAAAGCTACACCGTATAGTTGTAAAGCTGGCCGTTGAAATCATGGAGTCCAGTCAGTGGACAGAAGTCCGGACGTTCAATCTGAGGGATGAGCTCTTCTGGTTTGGCAACCCCAGGCTGCTCCTCCGGTTGATACAATTCGTATCATTTCAG AATGCATTCGAGATGACAACATATATATGGTCATTG TGGGAGATAAAGGCATCGTCGTGCTACACTGAAGACCACACTTTCCTGGTGATTCGCTTGACATTCGG GGTGATCTCGCAGTTTTGGTGCAGCTTCATCACTTTCCCTCTCTATGTCATTATAGCCCAG ATGGGGTCAAAGTTCAAGAGGACCATAGTGTCTGAGAATGTGAGGAAATCGCTGCATGGATGGCGGAGAAAGGTGAGGACTAGGCACGGACCGAGTCCTACCCTGCCGTCCCTGGAGGAGGGGAAGGACACGGGCAACTCTACTGGAAGTATAGAAGGGAGCTCAAGCATGGCGGGACGTAGCTTGGCTTCTGATGAGAATGGCTCCTTACCTACGTCAAACGAGGAGCTTCGGGATCTGGTTCGTTCGGATCCGGAGGTATGA
- the LOC121773487 gene encoding thaumatin-like protein 1, producing the protein MAANNCFHYHLAAILILSLPLPAFPATFTFVNQCSYTVWPGILSNAGTAQLSTTGFLLNSGDSLPVPVPASWSGRMWGRTLCSTNPDTARFTCLTGDCGSGAIECGGGGAATPATLAEFTLDGAGGLDFYDVSLVDGYNLPMLVSPGGNCTITGCAADLNAACPAELRAEGGGGCRSACEAFGEAKYCCSGEYSTPDTCGPSVYSAAFKSACPRAYSYAYDDGTSTFTCASADYVITFCPAPSTSEEPSGRSSNALLVSSGGDLRVKRVSFWRIIAIFIAVAAI; encoded by the exons ATGGCGGCGAATAATTGCTTCCATTATCACCTCGCCGCTATCTTAATTTTATCACTTCCGCTCCCCGCCTTTCCCGCCACCTTCACATTCGTAAACCAGTGCAGCTACACCGTCTGGCCGGGGATTCTCTCCAACGCCGGCACCGCTCAGCTCTCCACCACCGGATTCCTCCTTAACTCCGGCGACTCCCTCCCCGTCCCCGTCCCGGCCTCCTGGTCCGGCCGCATGTGGGGACGGACTCTCTGCTCCACAAACCCCGACACCGCCAGATTCACCTGCCTCACCGGCGACTGCGGCTCCGGCGCAATCGagtgcggcggcggcggagcggcCACGCCCGCAACCCTAGCCGAATTCACCCTCGACGGCGCCGGGGGGCTCGATTTCTACGACGTCAGCCTCGTCGACGGCTACAATCTCCCGATGCTGGTGTCTCCGGGCGGGAATTGCACGATCACGGGATGCGCGGCGGATCTGAACGCGGCGTGCCCGGCGGAGCTGAGGGCGGAGGGCGGCGGGGGGTGCAGGAGCGCGTGCGAGGCATTCGGGGAGGCGAAGTACTGCTGCAGCGGCGAGTACTCAACGCCGGATACTTGCGGGCCCAGCGTGTACTCGGCGGCGTTCAAGAGCGCGTGCCCACGCGCGTACAGCTACGCCTACGACGATGGTACCAGCACATTCACCTGTGCTTCCGCTGATTACGTCATCACGTTTTGCCCTGCTCCCTCCACCAG TGAGGAACCTAGTGGGAGAAGCAGCAACGCCCTGTTGGTATCAAGTGGCGGCGATTTGAGGGTTAAGCGTGTCAGTTTTTGGAGGATTATCGCTATTTTCATTGCAGTAGCAGCTATTTGA